In Vigna angularis cultivar LongXiaoDou No.4 chromosome 8, ASM1680809v1, whole genome shotgun sequence, one DNA window encodes the following:
- the LOC108343705 gene encoding uncharacterized protein LOC108343705, which produces MPPYDCMFLFKPHIAKEAILDLVVRVGKHVSGRNGVVTDVKNLGTIQLGYGVKKLDGRYYQGTLMQMSMMATPEINKEMHYLNKEDRLLRWLLVKQRNTKFGLDVLEDEGRLELSNFSQMSKLDEEDEEDEDEIDDDEEYQLEEEETK; this is translated from the exons ATGCCTCCTTACGACTGTATGTTTCTTTTTAAACCTCATATCGCAAAAGAAGCTATTTTGGATTTAGTTGTAAGGGTGGGAAAACATGTGTCTGGAAGAAATGGGGTTGTCACTGATGTTAAGAATCTCGGAACTATTCAGTTGGGATATGGTGTGAAGAAGTTGGATGGTAGATATTATCAG GGGACGCTGATGCAAATGAGCATGATGGCTACACCTGAAATCAACAAAGAGATGCATTACCTAAACAAAGAAGACCGGTTATTGCGTTGGCTTTTGGTCAAACAACGTAACACAAAATTTGGGCTTGATGTTTTAGAAGATGAAGGCAGGTTGGAGTTAAGCAATTTTTCCCAAATGAGTAAACTtgatgaagaggatgaagaggatgaagatgagATTGATGACGATGAGGAGTACCAATTGGAGGAAGAAGAGACGAAGTAA